The genomic segment GTCTCCTCCAAGGCCTTGGAGGGCAGGGCCACCACGGCCAGCTCCGCTCCCATGAGGGCCTCCTCGGGGTCGGCGGTGGGGTAGAGGTAGGCGGGCAAGGCCACCCCCGGCAGGTAGTCCCGGTTCTCCCGCATGGCCCTAAGGGCCTCCGCCTGCTCCTTGCGCCGGGCGAGGAGGGCAGTGGGCACGCCCCGGCTCGCCAGGAGCACCCCCAAGGCCGTCCCCCAGGCCCCCGCCCCCAGGATGGCCACCTTCATAGGAGGAAGCTCACCTCCCAGGCCTCGTACCAGGCGGCCAGGAGCAGGAAGAGCGCCCCCAAGTAGAAGGCGAGGAGGAGGCCCCTAAGCCCCTTGCGGTACCCCTCCCCCCCCGCGGTCTTGGCCAGGAGCACGAGGCCGCCAAAGGTCACCAGGATGTAGGCCTGGAGCTCCAGGAGGAGGGTGGGAAGGTGGGCGAGGAAGGCCTGCCCCAGGAGGGCCGGGGAGAGGGCGAAGCCGAAGACGAAGTAGCGGAGGGCGTTCAGGAGAAGCGCAGGCACCCCAAAGAACAGGGCGGGCAGAAGCCCGGTGAGGAAGAGGCCCTGGGTGAAGTTCCACTGGAAGATGACCCCGGCGAGGACCAGGATCCCCTTCCCCACTGCCTCTTCAAGCCCGATGGCCTCGAGGGCCCCTCCAAAGAGGGCCTGGAGCGCCCGGGCCATCTCCGGCATCCCGTAGGCCAGGAAGGCCCCCAAGGCGAAGAGGCCATAGAGGAGGAGGTTGGTGAAAAGGTAAAGCCCCCGATAGGCGCGGAGGAGGGAGAAAGCCTCCAAAAGCCAGGCGCGAAAGGGGGAGGGCTGGAGGAGGAGAAAGCCAAAGAAGAGGGAAAGGAGCAAAAACCCCCACCCCGAAGCCGGGTTAAGGAGGTACCCGGGAAGGGCAAGCCCCTCCGGGCGGAAGTAGACCCGCTTCACCTCCCGCCCCTCCAGGACCACCACCACCTCCCCCACCTGCTCCCCCACTGCGGCAGGGAAGAGGACCCGGTTCCCCTCCACCCTGGGGCTATCCAGGTTGAGGGAGAGGCCCTTAGGGGGTGGCGGGAAAAGGGCGTAGCGCTCCAAAAGCCTGGGGGCCTCCTCAGGGGAGGCCCTTAGGACCTCCTCGAGGCGCGGCGAAAGCTTTCCCGCAAGCCAAACCTCCGCCGCCTGGCGGGCCAACTCCACCGAGGAAGAGGCCATGGCCCATGGGAAAAGAACAAGAAGAAAGGCCAGAAGGCGCATGGCCTCAAACCTCCTCCAAGGGCACACCATCCCGGCAGAGGGGGCAGGCTTCGGGAAGGTACTGGGGCACCTCCAGCCGGACCAGGGCCCGGAAGGGGACGCCAAAAGCCGCCTCCCCCCCGCTCCGGTCCACGATGGCCCCCACGCCCACCAGCACGCCCCCGCGGGCCTCTGCCGCCCGGATGGCCTTCCTGACGCTTTCCCCCGTGGTCACCACATCCTCCACCGCCAAAAAGCGCTCCCCCGGATTCACGGTGAGGCCCCGGCGCAGGGTCATGCCCCCTTGCCCGTCCTTCTCGGCGAAGAGGGCCCGGGCCCCCAAGGCCTTGGCCACCACGAAGGAGAGCACCACCCCCCCCAGGGCCGGACCGATGACGAAGTCCACCCCTTCGTCCTCAAAACGCTTGCCCAGGGCCTCCCCCACCGCCTCCGCATAGAGGGGATGCTGCAGAAGGGCAGCGGATTGCAGGAAGACCGGCGAGTGCAACCCCGAGCGCAGGAGGAAGTGCCCTTCCAGGAGGGCCCCCGTCCTGCGGTAGAGCTCCAGGACATCCATCCCCCCTACTCTACCAAAGCCCTATGGAAATCCTCTGCCGCCTGTAAGGCTCCCTCCAGATCCGGCCTGCCCCCCGGATAGAAAAGGGCGCGGCTTGCGGTGTTCAAAAGACCGGGGCCCTTCAAGGGCCTTCCCCCTTGGGCCCCTAT from the Thermus tengchongensis genome contains:
- the pyrE gene encoding orotate phosphoribosyltransferase — encoded protein: MDVLELYRRTGALLEGHFLLRSGLHSPVFLQSAALLQHPLYAEAVGEALGKRFEDEGVDFVIGPALGGVVLSFVVAKALGARALFAEKDGQGGMTLRRGLTVNPGERFLAVEDVVTTGESVRKAIRAAEARGGVLVGVGAIVDRSGGEAAFGVPFRALVRLEVPQYLPEACPLCRDGVPLEEV